GAGTCAGGACAGCAGAttttggctgctgctgctgtatgGGATTATTGGAAGTGACAGTTAAAGATGAGTCTTAGATGTGGGGGAGCCatggtctccaggaacagctgGAGAAAAGGACATCAGTTCCCAGGAGGGAAAGAGACCAAGGGAGAGAGACTGCTTTGAGTTTCAGTCATCTGCAGTTCTAGAGCTCTGGATACAGAGCTTCCATGTAGCAGCGCCCTGTCATATAGTAAGCATGTGGAGTAGCTTCATTTGCAGGGTGTAAATTGGGGTtgagacagaaggggggggggggtgctaaaTGCCAGCAGCTGGGCTGTTTCAGGCGCAGTCATACTCTTTGCACAGAGCTGTTGGATTGTCGTAAAATGCTTCCAGAATTTCCATATCCAGGCAGCACCCCGTATCCAGGCAGCACCCTGTATCCAAGCAGCGGCCCGTATCCAGGCAGCGCCCTGTATCCAGGGAGCACCCCGTATCCAGGCAGCACTCCGTATCCAGGCAGCACCCTGTATCCAAGCAGCGGCCCGTATCCAAGCAGTTCCAGTTGCTGGAATGCAGAGACCCCACGGTTAAAGCCGTCTGCCTGCAGACTCCCAGATGACCCCCCCGGCATTCCTCCACACAAACCTGCCGGCGGCTCGGACCGCTGCTGCGGTCGCCATGGTTACGGTGGCGTTCTGACTATCAGAGTAATGTTGTTACGGTCGTGGTCGCTTAAGGGTTTGAGGGGTCTTGTTTTCCAGCTTATGTTCATGTTCACAGCTTTTGCCCCTACATTAACCGACCCACATCCTCACACAGGAACTCACACAGGAACTCATTTGGGTGGTTTTGTACAGAACCAATGTACTGTGCCACTGCGCTCCATATCACCTCTTCTCTCAGGAGCCTTGTGGTAAGTGACATGTATCCTTATTATAACCTCAATAAACGATTtgataaaaaaaggggggaaagttTCCGTGCTTTATTGCGATCATGTCTGTGTGATGGTTGGTTGCTTTGCTTTCCAGATGTATCCAGAGGTAACATGTTCTGCACATCTCCGTCTTGAGGTGGAGCCCGATTTGGAAACTCCCGCTTTTACGAAATGGCGCAATGAGAGCTGCGTCACGCTGGCCGGTAACTCGCCGCAGTTGGAAGTGTGAAGCCACCGGTTTACGGTCAACCGGCAATTACATGGCAAATGCGGTAATGAAGTTCTGCCGTTCTCCGCACCGTAATGTCATATTAGGAAGCGCACTCAAGAAAGGTAAAGACGTGTGGCTATAAAAGCACATGTAACCATGACACCCAACTAAGGAGTAGTAGCTAATGATCCATAACCAGTTTGTCATCGTGAAGCAGTTGGCGTCACAGGTGGTATTCAGAAAGGAAAGGGAGATGCCAGGGGTGACGCGGTATGACGATATGTCATCATAGGCATAGCTTCACAGAGCGCGCCAGCCTCTGAGGACTGGTACCCAAGGTACCAAATTCCAATTATATACTTCCTGGTTTAATGATCTAAACCAAAACGACCATTTGGAAATTCGGAATCTCATCTTAATATTAAGGCATAAGGGTTCTCATCTAGCAGTCTTAAATATACTTTCCAAATAGTTCTCGTCTTtcgctttaaaaataaagactaaAACATGTGTTTGAGGGATGATTCTGAGTCGCTGAGCAATAAACTGAGAGCATATTTTAAACAAGCACCCAAGGAAAATAGCTTTCACATCTAAATCTGATTTAATAGTCTACATTATTTTCGGTCTCAATCGGATTTGACACATCCCTGTCAAAAGCCCCTGCGCTTTGACTGATCCGGTATTCTCTCGCGCACCCCCATGGCGCGCGAGCACGCAGTTGGAGGTAAAGGATTTGATGCTGGCTGTGCTCTGATCTCCGTTCTCAGAGACATTAAAGCGGCGCATTGTCTGTCGGCTTTTGTTAGaaattgtcttttaaaaaaagaaaaaaagggggggagcTATTTACCTGACACTTTGGCATCCCAGGATCCCTTTTACTGTCGTTTTTTGTGGCGAgcgggttggggggaggggaaggaggtgTTTGAACTGCGAATGTTGACAGCACCAACATCAGAGAAAGGGATCATAAAGAGTGCCACGCGCCGGAACCACGCACTTTACCCtcaaattctattttttaagAATCCAAAAACTCCCAAGTATAAATCGACCCTTTCACTTCAGCCCGTCCTGCGATCTATATTCATGTTCCATCATTCACAAACTGCATTGCATAAACTGGTCAGATTTGGATTAAGCAAAGCAACTTtacttaaggggggggggggggggggggggcacgacaTTCAAGCCCTTTTTAACACATCCGGAATACTAACCTTACCAGATCGATCTAACACCTGCGTTTCCAAACTCGGTCCCTTCGTGAATGCTGCCTTTCGCTCCACCCACAATTTCTATCCCTCAGTTTTAGCAAACTGTTAATTTATCTTAATTACGTGCTTTTTATGCTTAGATGGATTATTTACTCTCCTAAACCACATGTCATACATACctatgcatgtgaatgtgatgAAGAATATAATTCTAagtaaaaatgtacttattgtactttattgcaaaaattacataaaaggaggtaaattattttgaatttagcAAATTAAAGACGGTGGTGGATCCAGAGACTTCTCGCTGGTGCACGCGTGGACACGTGGCCAATGAGACTACTCACatggaagataatgaagaattcaaagacaaagcaaatgataacaagccaaacTTGCTTTGTGTTAATAAatttaagggaaaaaatatgaaagaaaaacacatgtATTCAGCAACCTAATTAGAAGCCTATTGATTAACCTGTCTTTCATTTGATCAAAAGCATTACCttttttatgcaattgttttcaaatatagaACAATAAGcaaattttttataaatattaatgattttattctttgtggcatgcatGGCTATGTCTTACATAATGCTGCTTAAAGTGGTTAAATAATCCCtccaaacatgaaaagcacataatttaaaaagaattagcAGCTTGTTAATATTCTGGAATTACAATTGTGGtttgaacaaaaaccagcacacaggaTGGCCCCAGGACTgcgtttgggaaccactgatctaATGATTACGAAAATATTACTTAGATAATAAAATGAGTTCAGGCATCACTAGACCACTAGATGTGTAACTGAACAGGTAAATATCAGAATTATTGTTTGATATATTCTTCTTAGAAAAGttcaaccaatcacatttaAAGTATCAACTCatacttttaaattatttacatggTAGTCAGCCCCAGAGGGGCAGGACCTGCCATCCCGTTCTCTCTCTGGGAACAGATGGGAAAAATCAATCCCTGAATAAAGGCCTGAATTACCCAGTGCAATCTGCTGCTCTCTTAACACGTCTTCTCTAATGAAGCGCTATTGTTCTGCCTCCACTCTGCATTTATCACCAGGAACCAGGAAACAACTGTACAGCCTGAAGCACAGAAATAGTTCCTTATGAACGTGCAGAGGCTGCAAGTTATGTTCGAAAATGTTATATACGGGCATctttaaatatgtacatatataaattGCTTACTTGAAAAAGGTGTATGCATGAATGACACACAAGAGCTGCTTGTTTTAGaacatgttttatttctaaTAAAGTTGATTTTCCATATGGAGCAGCTACTGCCCAGTCAAACTCTGGGCCCCTGACTGACAAGCCTGTTCCAGACATACGCTGCTTGAGTGGGCTCTTGTGtgtggcatgctgggaaatgcacACTCTGCATGGGCTCCTGTGtgtggcatgctgggaaatacaTGCTCTGAGTGGGCTCCTGTGTGTagcatgctgggaaatacaTGCTCTGAGTGGGCTCCTGTGtgtggcatgctgggaaatgcatTCTCTGAGTGGGCTCCTGTGTGTGGCATGATGGGAAATACATACTCTGCATGGGCTCCTGTGtgtggcatgctgggaaatgcatTCTCTGAGTGGGCTCCCGTGTGTGGTATGCTGGGAAATACATGCTGCGCACAAGCTTTTTCTGCAAGTTTGCCAAACTCACAAGAAATATCCAGCcatctggagcctatcccagcatgcattgcgtgaccagcaggaatacacctcactcactcaatccatcgcagggcacacacaccattcactcacacactcgtcCTTATGGTcaatttagtgtctccaattagcctgcctgcatgtctttggactgcgggaggaaattGAAGTACCctgaggaaacccacgtggacacggggagaacatgcaaactccacatagaaaggccccagctgggattcaaacccgggACCCTCTTGCTGTGAAGCAACAGTTGTACTATGCACTGCAGGAATATcattacagaataaataaagTACCAACCTAAGAGTGTGACCAGTAATCTTCCTGGATTTATGTCTGGATAGATTTCTGTTGTGGCTTACATACAAAAAATACCACCACAAAGTTAACAAGCCAAAAAAATTCAATGTCTACTAATCTTAAACCAAAAAACAGTTCTCGGACTTCGTTCAGTGATTTTCACTCCAAATGATCATGTGGTTTCCTTTCCGGCGAGATTGCTCGTGTTCCTTTAAGAAAGGTGGAACCTGCGGAGCGCGTGGCCCCTCCCTTGTTCATTCCTTCGTCTGCGGTTGAGCTACGTTCTTTATTTCGGTGTGTGGACGAGAGAGCCCAGCCGCCCCAGGCGCCGAACGCTCTGGACCGCGAGATCGCCTTTTCACATGGAAATAAGCCTCTACCTCGCACTAGCACGAGGGCCTCTGAAGTGTGTAGTCCTCTGTCATGCTGATGCTCCATAAACGAAGCAGAGACAGAAACGGAAAAAGGAAGCAGGGACTGAAAAAGTCTGAGCAACCAAGGATAGGCTTGCACAGACACCATGGAACACTATTGAAATCAATCTTCAAACGGAATCGATCGGAAATTTGACCATTCATGTAATTGATGTAAGCTACTCTGCGAGGAAAATCCGGGGAAAAGAACATCAAAATAGTAACCATGTGCTTTAGCACCATTAGGTTAAACAGATAACCAATTTGTTCCGTAGTAGTCGCTCTGAAAGTTTTGGTGGATTATAAAAAATCCTACCGATCTTTTTTGGAGAAGCAATCAACTTTCTGTgcgatttttttatttttattttttggaatttttattattataattatttttacaaaatgttccGTGCGGTTCTTCTCTGCACGCTGCTCTGTGCATCCTCTGTGCGCGCGACGTGCCCGTCTCTCTGCGAGTGCTCAGAAGCCGCGCAGACTGTGAAATGCGTTTCCAAGGATCTGCGAGAAATCCCGTCCGGCATCCCGGGGTACACCAGGAACCTGTTTATCCTCGGGAACCACATCACTCGAATTGGCCCCGAGTCGTTCAAAGGACTCGAGAACGTAACCAATCTGTCCCTTAGCAACAACAGGTAAGATGCCCGTCGTAGCATAAAAAGCAGTAGCCTACCCCGCCAGCTGTAATTTCCACCGTTTGCACGAGACATGGATTGCAAAGGCCATTCTAAAACGGCGCAATTATACACCTACTTAATCACTTTGAATTCTGTATAGGAATAGTGTATCTGGGGAATACACTTTATTAATAATCAATTGTTAATCACTTAGTTCCATAACGTTCTTACCATGGGGTTTTCAAAAcctgtcaaaatatatttacttcGTAGCTTTCCAAAGTTTAAATTACTCTTTACATCTGTAGGAATTCATGAATCTACTCGTCAAATTGAACATATTTATGCTGCCATTTAAATTAGgttttctcttttatttgtgtgtctttgtgtctctgGTTTTTCTCTTGAGTTGAAAATGTGTGATCAAAGCTGCATTTATCTTTGTGTCATAAGACCTGGTGAAGATGGAAGCATTGGCTGAACAGAGAGCTTTTCATAATGAAAGAAAGCTGTAGACTCCAGAACTGAGTATGAACTACAGCATGCTGCCCTGTGGGAGAATTGTCCCAGTAAAGCTCAGGATAGCCTGGTTAACAGGCATCGAACACAAGCAGTCCTGAATCAGGATCTATGGAACTGAGTCAGGCTGAGCCAGCTTAATTGTAAAGATCTGCTTCCAGGAgtttttccatccatccatccattatctatacccacttatcctgagcagggtccatccattatctatacccacttatcctgagcaggggagatgctggagcctacccagcgtgcattgggtgagaggcaggaatacaccctggccgccaatctattgcagggcacacacactcatacctatgggaaatttagagtctccaattaggctacctgcatgtctttggactgtgggaggaagccggagtacccagaggaaacccatgcggacacagggaggacatgcaaactccacacagaaaggccccaagctgagattcgagattttatttttattaatttatttccttttacaCATTCCAGCATGTTGGACTGAAGCAGAACTAGAATGAGAGAGTGGTACAGGTGTGAGTGTATAGGTAAAGGTGTGTGTCgtacacatacaggtacaggtgtgtgtggtacaCGTACAGGTACATGCAGTGATGTGTCCTCTGacagtgctgtgggtgtggctgggaGTCCCACTGATTGCTCAAAGCGTGGCCCTGAGTTACAGTGCAGACGTGTGATTGGAcgttcctccctctcctgtcccAGGATAGCTGAGGTGGAGTCGCAGGCTTTTGGGGGGTTGCGCAGCCTGCGTTCTCTGGACCTGAGTGGGAACCAGCTGACCCTGATCCACCCAGAGGCGCTGGCCGTCCCCTCTGGCCCCCTGCGGGACCTCAACCTGAGCCGCGCCCTCTACAACCACTCCGCCCTGGTGGACCTGGCCACCGCGCTGCGctggggcatgctgggaagccTGCAGCAGCTGGACCTCTCCGCCAACCGCCTGGTCCTTCTGCCACCCGCCATGTTCGCCCACCTGCCCGCCCTGcggcgcctcctgctggccaaCAACTCCCTGGTGGCGCTGCACAACGGCACCTTCCTGGGCCTGGAGCTGCTGGACGAGCTGGACCTGACGCAGAACGCCTTCCGAACGCTGCGGAGGGGGGCTCTGCGGGAGTTGgacgggctggggggggcgcgGCTGCTCCTGGGGGGGAACCCCTTCACCTGCACGTGCGGGCTGGAGGACTTCATCGCCTGGCTGAACGGCACGGGGGGGGCGCGTCGCCGACGGCGACCAGCTGGCCTGCGCCTTCCCGCTGGACCTGCACAACACGTCCCTGCGCGGGCTTGGGGGGCGGGCCCTGGGTTGCCACGGTGACACGGCGGGCGAGGGGGCGGACCTGGCGCTGCAGACCTCCTACGTCTTCCtgggggtggtgctggggtTTGTGGGCGTGGTCTTCCTCTTCGTGCTCTACCTCAACCGCAAGGGCATCAAGCGGTGGGTGACGGACGTGCGGGAGGCCTGCCGGGACATCCTGGAGGGGTACCACTACCGCTACGAGATGGACTCGGACCCCCGTCTGGGACAGCTGTCCACCTCGGCCGATCTGTGACACTCCCTCACCCTCTTCTTCACCTGCCATCCAGACATTTTTGtttaagcaaaaacaaaaacacactgaacagaTTTCTATTTGCAGAGGACTAACTAGTTTGTAACAATTTATACAGAAGTAATGTGTAGCTAACTGTACATATTTGCACAATTATATCAGCCCATAATGCATGCAACTCttttgtgtctgaatgtgtgtgtgtgtgtgtgtgagagtgtatgtaagagtgtgtgtgtgtgtgtgtgtgagagagagaaggagagtgagagtgagagtgtgtaagaTTGTGTgagctcctctcctctccataAGCTGGAAGGACTGTAGGCCCACCATGCCTCTCTCCGATTGGCTGTCCCATTAGTGCCTTGGactccagcccctcccacagcacAGGACTCCACCCACCTCAGGGCTCTACactgctcccattttaggagcgtTTGCTCCCGAAAATTGATGTgcgctaactggaaaaataatttaggagcacatcgactaattgggatgcattagtgtgctcctaaatttttcgaCTTGAAAGCACATGCGCTCCTTGGAAAAATATGTCATTCTCAGTGTGACGAGGACAGCGAGGAGCCTGAGGTTGGATGATATATTACAGCATTAATTATCAAGTGCAGTAATGGTCATAGCCACTGTGGGTgcattatctttttaaaatctttttctctttcattataTCTGAAGCAGTTAGTAAAAACTTACCTATAAAGAGGCTGCTTGAATTGTGTCtggagaataaaaatgtaatcactgtTATCTATTGgatgttgataagacagccaatcagcaccaagGTCacgcagcttccatgtgatcatgtgatgtgttatTGTCAGTCACATGGAGCTgcgaggccttgctgctgattggcggTCTTATGGTCACTTAATAAATAACAGTGGTGACGTTTTTTCTGGAAGCATTTGGCCTCTGAAGTGTGATTTGCTACCGCTTCAGGTATAactaaagagaaaaagacaaaaggaaaGGCAGTACGCCACACGGTGGCTATGACCGAAATATCGCTACCATCCCTACCTCCAACCAGAGGGACCACAGCATGGGGTACAgcccgtgggggagggggaatttGCGGGAGGTTTGGCTGGCTCAGTGAATGTATAAATTGGTCCAATATGAAAAGTCCTGAATGTTTCACAGGGTAAAGAATGATGTGGCAGTCTGTCTGTGCTCAGTAGTGCACGTAGTCTCTGTGCCGATGTACAGCATCTGTGGCAAACCTGCCTTATTTCCATGTGTTACTGTCCCTgccacacgcaagcacacacaaacacacgcacgcgtgcacacacacacgcacgcaggcacacacacgcagacacacagacgcacacacgcacctatgcagacatgcacgcacgcgtgcacagacgcacacacgcacctatgcacacacgcgtgtacacacacacacacgcacacacaggcgcacagacgcacacacacacgcacacgtgcacacacgcacgcacgcacacacacacctatgcacatgcacacatacgtgcaGTGGGACTGGAAGGCTGCGGTTCTAATGATGGAATGAATGATCACATGACTGCTTCATTTCTTATTTGCAGTTAATGttgtttaaatgacattttgagACTCCCTGTACTGAGCTCAGTGAAGGTGTATGACAGACTCAGCCTCCGTACAGCTGAGGACTTATTCTCCTTTTGTACAAAGGTTTCTGGGCGAGGAGATGGGTGGGACTCCATTCTTTGCTTAATTAACCTTGGTTTCTATGGTAACATAGGAATGTGTAATTGGAAGATTATGGAATGTGTAAAGTTATTCCTTCCAAATATGGCCATACCAAATGTGTCAAACAATAAATACCTATTAATACAGTAATAAGAGTAGGAGTGTACTGGTCAAACATCCCAGAAAACCAGCTCTCTGCATCCGGCCATCTAATCATTACCTTCTTCTGACTGGCTGCACAGTCACCAGCcttacatctgattggctacagtCCCCTGCATTCCCCGCCCACTTTGATTCCTCAGGTCATGACCTGGAAATGAGTCCTCGTTTTGTCTACctgacaaaggaaaaacaaataaaacttaaataaaactaaaaatagcATTCAGAACCTACATAGCATTCAGACCCCACAGAAGCACAgtggtgtgatgtcattggcCCGGCCACACCCACATCGCCCCTGAGTTGCCAGTCATTCCCAGGGGCGGGGTTGTGTTCATGCTGGTTGGTTAGACTGTGATGCTGGAATTGGTGCACAGGCAGGTACtctgtcctgattggctcacAGGCAGGTActgtcctgattggctcacAGGCAGGTATTCTGTCCTGATTGACTCACTGGCAGGTACtctgtcctgattggctcacAGGCAGGTACtctgtcctgattggctcacAGGCAGGTATtctgtcctgattggctcacAGGCAGGTATtctgtcctgattggctcacAGGCAGTGCCTGTCTATACCATTTTGTCATGTTCTAAAGATGCTGGACTGTTTGTGTTATAGTGTTCTGCATGTttagaagaacaaaaagaattaaaatttGAAAGTACTCAGTAAACTCGTCCtctggttttttgtttatcaccaAAGGGCTCATGGtccatttatattattatttctgatgtATGAGGTAATGTATTTGGAGGTGAGTCATAAGATTGTACTTCATGATTTTACAGGATatatgaagaaagaaaaaatcaaaataaggAGAATGGCTGTGTTCAGGGAGTAAGAGgtgtggctgtgttcagtcaataagggggggtggctgtgttcagtcagaaagaggggggggatggctgtgttcagtcagtaagaggtgtggctgtgttcagtcagtaagggggggtgtgggtgtgttcagtcagtaaggggggggggtagctgtgttcagtcagaaagaggggaaggggggggtggctgtgttcagtcagtaAGGGgggtggctgtgttcagtcagaaagaggggaagggggggtgggtgtgttcAGTCAGTaaggggggggtggctgtgttcagtcggtaaggggggggtggctgtgttcagtcagtaagggggtggctgtgttcagtgttctagcccttatgggggggggggggttaagtgCAGTGCTGTAGTTGATGCTTCAGtttctctgctctgttctgtctGAGGCAAAATCAGTCAGGCAGAGCCACAGTCAAACTTCcattcacccccaccccccgtcttTAAAACCACACATCTGAAGATAGCTAGTGTTATTTTTGCAGTCTTTTGTTCTTTGGCAGTATCTGTTATGTGGTTTTTGAAGCCATGACATAAAAAGCTTCATCTTGCTGAATTGCCCGAGTTTCCTCTGGAACAGTTTACCATTGAGTTCCTGGATCTGTTCTTTTGGAACAAACTGGTGGCATCTGAAGGCTATAAACACCATAATAATGAGAATCCAACATCTGCACAGAATTAAACCTGCTCAAAACCCACAAGTCATCGCCCTGACAACAGAGAGAAGTAAAATGGCATGTGGACGCTCAGCAGGGCGATGGAGTATCAGATGAAAAGGACTGgcctttgtctttgtgtttgctcAGCATGGTTTTCCTGAAGAGAACCAGCCCCTTTGCACCATTAAAATCCCATTTCTGCAGCACATCCAACAAAACGCCTCTCCTGTGCATTAATTTTAAgcacaatattttcatttcactatATATTTCTCATGgttttgtgttcttttaataaaaagttgaataaaatatataacaacGACTCTGGTTGGTCAGGCAGTTACTCAAGAAACAATGTGGATAACCAGTCACTGCTGGCTAATGGGAAatcgcccccacccccagtttATAGCTGCCCATCACCGATAACACCACAACATAAGCACAGCAGAGTTCCCACTACCATCTCAAAGTGGCTAGCACAGGTTGTGTACTGTCAGTAGCATAGCAGTTAGCAGAACACCAGGTTAAATAGCGGTTGGTGGTGCTAGCGAGTTGGCTAAAATTAGCGTATGTTAGCCACAGTTGCTGCCCTTGTCATAGGAAAACAGGTATGCAATGCGATAATTTACTTGGCTACATCgcttgttagctaacgttacatttCAGTATAAGGCCAGCTTAAGCTTGTCGGTTTGTATTTCTAACTTAACAGGTGTCCATTAACAAGTCAAACCTTCACGTACGGTAAAGCCGCTCCATACCGCTGGTCTGGCCTCTCGCACAAGTTGAGTTAGCAGCAGCTGTGATGCATTGCCGAAAGTAGCTGGCTCTGACCAGCAAATAACCTGTAATACATAACGCTACGTGTACTGTGGGGCAAAACGACCACGACAAAGCTATATTTTGTCTGGAATAACTCAACTTTTACTTTAGCAACGTGTATGCTTAAACTGATCGTGCTTAACGTAACATTCAACGCTATTGTATAGTCTCTTCAACAGAACTGCTATATGTTGCAGTTTATTTTATCAGTGCTGGTAGCGGGCAGTCGGCGGTGAAAGCATTTTTGCGGTGGCGGACGATCTGACTGGAAAGTTCTCTCCAGACCTCAGCTGGCTTACAGGGAAACAAAAACGGGGGAAAAATGTCGCGTttcaaaatgtactgtactgctCTGCAATGGCAGCATTTAATGTTTGCCTTAGCTGCTCAAATTCCATCTTTAAACATCATTTTACCCTTCTCCTCGTTTTCCCTGAGGATATCCATCTGTTGTCCTGTAATCAACACTTCAGTTGGACAGCACAGCTTTCTTGTAGCTACTGGGCTAGCTTGCTGTTATGCAGAGTAGCCTGTGTTGTGATGTAAAATACACACGTAAATGAGTTTTGATTTGGGCAGTTACACTCAGGTACCTCACGTTGCTTACTTATCTTGCTTAGTCTGGAAGTTATCAAAAGCCATTTTATATTAGAAGAAGCCCTCTTTGGGTTATTTTAGAGTATCTCAATTCTCCGTCGCAGCTTAAACTGCATTTAAACTAACAGCGTTCgcctctcagacacacagtgaacactttTCCTCAGTTTATAAATTCCTCTGCCCTCCGCCAACCCCCGCTGTCCTTGGACTCACCCTCCCACtctatgacctttgacctttgtaAATAAGTGCATGTGCCGCTCTCTCTTCCCATCACTCCTGGGAGAACACTAAGGAACCTGGAAACGGTGATTCCGCGGGGACAGTGGGATCTGGAGGGGCTCATTAAAAGAGCATTAGAGCTTcacgagggggagggggcagatgtaatggggagggtggggtctGTCTTTGCTGCCCCTGGTCTTTGGGGTTCCCACTCGAGCACCCTGAAAATCATGTCTGCCTGCCGCTGAGGTACCTACGGAGGTCAACGTAACGACAGGCTGGAACAGTCACCCCTCTTTGTTTCAGGGTCCCCTGTAGTGGGGGGACAGGCTGCAGATCAGTCATCGAAATGCATCTGAGCCGAAAAGCGGCCAGCCCCCCTGTCGGTTGATGGGACTGGATGGGCCTGTCACCACACCCTAACCACCTCCACCCAAACACCACACCCTAACCACCTCCACCCATACACCACGCCCTAACCACCTCCATCCAAACACCACACCCTAACCCACTTCCACCCAAACACCACACCCTAACCCACCTCCACACCCTACACAAGCTATGCAGGCCCAGACGGACTGAAGTAAGAGCCATCAGTTTGCATGTCCATGATGAGGCCTTTTTCCCCGCTACAGATTCTGAGGTGTGATGGAGGACAGGATTTCAGGCAGGATGAATGAGGCTAATTTCCTCTGATTTATCATGTGCTTCTCTCTCCAGAACAGTGGCGTTAGGTCTGTCttctgtctgtggttctgtttggGGAGTTGGGTCTGCCTGTGGTTCTGTTTGTGGTGTTGGGTCTGTCTGTGATTCTGTTTGGGGAGTTGGGTCTGTCTCTGGTTCTGTTTGTGGTGTTGGGTCTGTCTCTGGTTCTGTTTGGGGAGTTGGGTTAATCTGTGGGCAGTGATCTATTAtggattgt
This window of the Anguilla anguilla isolate fAngAng1 chromosome 1, fAngAng1.pri, whole genome shotgun sequence genome carries:
- the LOC118221359 gene encoding LOW QUALITY PROTEIN: trophoblast glycoprotein-like (The sequence of the model RefSeq protein was modified relative to this genomic sequence to represent the inferred CDS: deleted 1 base in 1 codon), which gives rise to MFRAVLLCTLLCASSVRATCPSLCECSEAAQTVKCVSKDLREIPSGIPGYTRNLFILGNHITRIGPESFKGLENVTNLSLSNNRIAEVESQAFGGLRSLRSLDLSGNQLTLIHPEALAVPSGPLRDLNLSRALYNHSALVDLATALRWGMLGSLQQLDLSANRLVLLPPAMFAHLPALRRLLLANNSLVALHNGTFLGLELLDELDLTQNAFRTLRRGALRELDGLGGARLLLGGNPFTCTCGLEDFIAWLNGTGGRVADGDQLACAFPLDLHNTSLRGLGGRALGCHGDTAGEGADLALQTSYVFLGVVLGFVGVVFLFVLYLNRKGIKRWVTDVREACRDILEGYHYRYEMDSDPRLGQLSTSADL